Genomic segment of Arachis hypogaea cultivar Tifrunner chromosome 11, arahy.Tifrunner.gnm2.J5K5, whole genome shotgun sequence:
ctaataatataattaacGACCACACTATTTCTTAATTAATCAAAAGCATTTCATCTTTGATGAATGGGCCATGAAGGAATCAGCCAAAATCATATTCCACGAAAGTAATATAATTTGAGTCATAAAGTTGATTTAGAAGTCAATTGGAGCATGCTTGTTAAAGTGACAGGGAAATTTTCTAATAAACACCAAGTTAATTAAAACACACTAATTTAACTTGTAGACAGTGACAAACATCATTAATAACAAATCTTAATGAGTTCCTCCTTAAATGGACAGAGGGATGGAAATGTACGAAATGATCAATTTGAGTTCCTCCTTAAAATTTTAGATATAATTTGGGTCAATTAAAAATTAGAGAGCTAAATTGAGTTAGAGATCaaatttcaaaaaccattttgaGAATTAACTCGATCTTTTTattaaatatgagataataatGCTGTAAGTTCTCTCACGAGGGTGATAACTGATAACTGTCCCATAGGACATATTTAGATGCATCTTTGCATATTCAATGAGAAGTGCTATAAAATGGGCCAATGCAAGTTCCATATTTGCAATGCCACAGCATGCTCTGTCCACGCTCTCAAATCCTGTTCCACAATCACTTAaccaatatgtatatatatcaaatttcacatatgaatatgaatatgaaCGAAAATTCATTTGGTATATTAGACCTAGAATATCATCATGTTGGGAGTGGATGCACTCTATTTCAATCATTTACTTGGTATAGTCAAAGGCATTTCATCAGGATGAATGGACCATGAAGGAAGCAGCCACAATTATATTCAAGAGGTAATACAACTGAGCCGAGAAGACTTTTAAAATGGATAAATTTCATTCACCAAGTACAAACAATACAACATTTATTTAATATCAAAAGTTAAGATAAAGGTATCCATTATCAAACAGGTACAACAATAAACCAGATGTTAATAAAGGATACTTATTTTGATCAAGGAATTGAACTTTAAGAATTGTGGGACACTCTTTTAGCATGCATGTTACATGGTGAAGATCCTGTTAGGAAGAACTCGATTTATGATAGTAGGGTTTTTGGAACCTAGAATAGGAGCATTAGTGTCAGGGAAGAACTCAACTCCTGAGAGATTTGTGAGTGTTCCATCATCAGCAGAAATGTCAACAGGATATCGAAGCAAGTGACCAGGAAGGTTATTAGATCCAGGTAAATCCTTGTTAGAATACAACTCCCAATACTTGTCTCCAAGTTGCTTCACTTTGTTAATACATTCTTCACTTTCTGGGTTGAGGAAGGTGTCTTCATGCATGCCAAGGTGCTCGTACCATAGGGACATGCGGAAGCCATGGATTTGGCCTCTTGCACCACCTTGGCTGGTAGCCAAATGGTGCGGTTGATAAGCTCCCATGGCAATTTCGGTGTCTCTTCCACCATCCATTGATCTCTGGTTGATGTTGGCAGATCCAATGATTATGTACTCGTCATCAACTGTTAAACAAGCAAAcaaaaaacaaacaagaaaaaaattaatcgagttactcaaatgaagatgtcaAAAACATCTCCttataaaagtgtgatttatttatttgttcacattttaactaaaaacaacacttttataatatatcaaaatttaattctaCAATTCATCATCTAAAAGTCAAAAAGAAGAATTTTCATACGAAGAAGTCTTCCTTAGAGTATccacaaaaaattaaagaatccACGTAAATAACTAGGTAagtttttacaataaaaaattacttacTTTATCATAGGAAGGCatataaactaaattaaattaaatggcaTAAAAATCATGCGTTTATTTTGATTGACTAATAATATAAAGACTTTTTATAGATGACATTTTAAATAACGAatgtaaatattaattattatttgtatACGAAAAGAGTACCTAaacattaaattcaaaataaggTAGAAATTTGAATGCAGTTAAGTTCATGTAAACTTGATAGTTAGAAccgttagatgataatttagtcaagGTAAAAACTCAAGTGAAGTTAATAACTGAGagttattagatgaaaatttagtcaaatcagtcaaatcatttaaccgCTCTCAGCTataaactttacgtgaagttaacTCTACCTGAATTTCTATTAAATCATTTAACAAGTGTCAGCTATCAACTTTATATAAAGTTAATTCCACCTGAATTTCCACTTCAAAATAATCGTTGACTTACCTATCATCATCTTGGAATGCACATAAATCATGAAGCGTCTGGCTTCTTGAGCTTTCTGGTAATCGGAACCTTGTTTTGGTCTCTGCGGAGGCACATACTCTCCGTCCTTCTTCGCCTCTCGATTGCCAAGACAGAAGAATGACAAATATTTTCGAGGATCTTGTTCAATTTTCTCTTCCTTGAGTGCTTCAACAATGTCCTTGTACATCATCTCTATAGTCCTCCTCTGCAAATATAGTATTTTCTGAACAGTTCCAGTAGTCTTATTTATTGGAACACCCTCCGGCCACATTGGAATCACTACATACACCATGAACTTCTCCTTAGCCTTAATcttgctaacaattttgagtgaAAGCTCCTTTGGGATAAGATGAACAGCATCAAATTCTGTGCTATCCACACTCCACCCAAAAGCACTTCCTATGAAATATTGGTTCTCAATATATATGAAATTCTTCGCTCGCCGAATAGCATTAATGTATGCATCTTGAATGCTCCGATCTATCATCTTGTTCTCCCCACTAACAAGCCCATGTTCAAAAGCTTCTTTAGCAGTTTCTGGAAAACCAAGAGTAGCTGTATCATCAATGGATCTGAACAACTGAACATTCCAcgtgtcatcatcatcatcagggttcgTTACTTGAGATGGTGCAACGATGAAATCCTTAAGCTTTTCTTCTGAAAGAAGCATGCCCTGATCTGTGCCCTGTTTTCGAAATCTCTGCACAAAGGTGGAGTAAACATCCCATGCAATAGGCCCTTCAAGCTTACAATGTATATCATGCCATGGCTCCCTAGGACCACCCTTTTCAATTGCAGATCCAGAAATACTTGGTTGATAAAAATCTTTACTGTGTTCAGCAGCTAAAGtttgaaaaagagaatgaaattGAGTATCATATCTTCCATTACAGAGATCAATACCTCCAATGAAACTCACAATTCTTCTTTGATGATCTGAGTCCTTTCCATTTGGCAACTTAGCATCCACCACCACAATCTTTTGGTGATGAGTGTAAAAAACACTGTCACGTGGGCACAAAATGCAGTGGACATTTGTGTCCTTGAAATAGCTTTGGGTTTCTTTATCATGAGTACCCATGGTTCTGGCGTAGCTTCCAATTCCTGGAACTCGAATTATTCCATCCTGCCATAGAAGCAGAACAACCCTGACTCCATCTTCCTTTGCCTTTTTCTTGAGCAACTCACCGAGTGTTATGTCTCCACCATGCTTTGGCCTCTTAGGATCTCTTATCAGAGAAATCTGAGTGTAAAGAGACCAACCAGTGATGTATATAAAATGTTTTGCTTCGTTGATTGCATCAAAGATATCCTCCCAGCATCTTTGAGGTTCGTAAGTCTTACCTCCATCGAGCACTACTCTTGGAGAAAAATCATCTAGGACATGAGCATCTTGGTAAAGAGTAACCTGAACATATTTGGCATACAAAAATGTTATTCATACATCAAaattaatgtatttgtgtataaatacacgTGTGATTTAATTTATGAGGAGTGTTAGGGTCAGTAAGTTTtgtattttgtaaccatcaattggccatcaatagtatttttaatggtgggagatcactcacttttcaTTTGATGATTAAGTGCTGGCTAGATTGTTAAAAAAGTGCTGGTCCTAcactttttcttaatttattttttatgtatatttgtattccaagatatgactaattttaatgactgattttggtgtacatgtAGTATAATAGTTTTGGATAATACTAATTAGTTGAACTCAAAGTAGGGGTGTACATGTACTTAGATCCGAATATATCCTAAAAAGGAAAGGCTCGGGCcagcaattttttaaaaagttggccAACATTTAACCatcaattttttaataacatcactcttttttttttttttacaaatttatgcAATATATAATGTaaacaattatatataaagtaacatcataaaaaataagaatgaaattatcattttttttaatttttaatacacGAAATTCGACCTTAAATTAATCCGAATATAAATCAGATTAAATCAAATCGACTCGATGACGTATAattagtgtgtatatatatatacacactaaagataagaaaattcaaATCCACGACCTCTAAGTCAGTAtaaagagattatgtcatttgagttataactcattcgctataattagtatatataatTCTTATAAATTTTGtacaacaaataataaaatatgatatttaaatgttaaatttaataaatattatgtatatttatattaaaataaattattaaaaaataaaataatattatataatgtaaaaaaataaatatgatataattattaattttattataaaatatatattttagttatataaCATAAATTTAGACCGATCAATTTGCTCCATTTAAAacataactttttttaattttaccaaataaaaataataaaaataaaaattcaggtgtagtcaactttacgtgaagttaacAACTGagaattgttagataaaaatttaatcaaatcaatcaaattatttaatggctcttaatcaatttcacataaaattaactGTAGTTGAATTTTTGACCTTTAATAAATCTGACAAAATATATTCCGAGCAGAAAGACCGCTAACAAAGTGTAATTTAGCTATAATGTCTAGacttaacaaataataataataaagtaagtAATTTTGTTTATCATGATAATATATACCTTGCATCCCTTATGCTGGGAGAAGAAAGTGCGAGGAACTCCAGGGAAGTCAGGAGATTTGATGCCTTGAGACCAGTTTTGGTGTAGTTTAGCATCAAAATATTGTAGCTTGACATGGATCTTTGGGCCCCCAGATATGGGCTTTTTACTGGCATCAACAATTTCAACCCATTTGTCAACTTCAACACCATTTAACATTTTCTCATCAACTTCCACATATGCTTCTCCAATAACACCTCGTCCACGAAGAGAAGAAAGCCATTTGTCACGTTCCAATTTGACTATGATATTTGATGCCATATGGGCACAACGAATGTAAAAACACTCTTCCAATTTAGGGTTAATAGGCTCTTTTAAAGGCCTGCTTTCAATCTTTACTTCATCCAGATAAATGCTTACATAAAGGGGCACCTGGAATTGGAGGAGGACAAACTTTTTGtaaatgcaaatatatatataaaatctaaaaatcaacttaaaatagtcgaaatttatttttattttatattcattaattcTTGCTGaaataaatagataattttagatataataaatatataattatagatattataatataaaattataaatattaaattaaataaaataattttgtgttattatttttttaatattacttttattattattattataaaataataataataataatactgattttttatgtatacataaatttttgttatttataataGGTATAATCTTGTTAAAGTCTAATATTTCTTATAAATCaatctaataaaatttttgtaaGCTTGATTATCAAGATAATATAACATGATTGTACTTAGTGAcagattcaaaaaaaataatccaaaataATGGAAATATTAATATGTagatgatattttttttatcttaaccaAGTTTGGaaaaaatcactaataattttagttatatttagGAAATTAAGCCTCGATTTGGTTATTAATTAATCAGTTAGTGTTGCAAAGTTAATtgtcattatttatttttttttagttttaatattagatcaaatttttaaaataaaaatcaagaaaacaatttatattttattttgaaggaCAAACATAATATAACAATGAGAATAAATATATACATCTGATCTatataaaattgttaatttttaaaaaatatatatatttgtgggGATAATTGCCCCCTATGTTCTACATGCTGGTCTGATTCCATGATTGGTTCGATGAAATTCATCTCACACAGGACCTACATTATTGCAAATGGAACTCTCTTTCTTTATATATAGTTGAAGCTAAAACTTCTTAAATAGAGTGCAAATAAGTGCAccagttataactcaaatgacataattttctCATATTCATTTAAGAAGTTGCGGGTTCGAATCTCTCTATTttcgataaaaaaaaatagagtgcaaataaaataggttttatcTTCACCAATCTTCTATTTATGACTATTATACACCTTTGATAAATACATGTTTGAATTAGTAGACACTTTAATTAGATTTCACATACAATAtgttccatttaattttcgaagttttttttatttaaataaaagaaatatatgatgcaaaaataataaattttaatgacatTCGTAGAGAAATTAAATAGTCATAGAAACAGGACTAACCGATGAAAAGGTGTCGAACTTTTGAGTCTCACAAATGGTTGCATTGATATCTCCATGTAGCAGAAATTGTGCCATCACTTATACCTGCAAGTAAAGATGATGCAATTAAAGTTCAAAAGAAAGCAGGCTAAGGTTTAGAATAACTAGATGGCcatgaaaattaaatcaaacttgaaaagaaaataagaaaagattgtGAGAGTAGTTCAGACTTGGGACTTGGGAGAGTTGAGAAGAAGCATGGAAAGAGGACATACCAAATACCTATATATTTATAATGGGGAATGCTAGGGGACAATAATtttgttgaacaatatgaacaatcaccaatcaaataaaaacacactacacctctaaattaatcttctaaattttaatattaaaataaccattcgtacactagtaaaatgaacattcgatatatctattgtttacattgtttaatattttcattgtttacctatacttttccatttaTAATTGGCTGATAATGCATTCCTTAGTAACGATTTGCATGCTATTAAATTATAGGAAAATTATCAGGTGTACCGGGAAACATCGgtgttccagttgttttaaccgttgattttaattaatatatattatatatatcttttataattaagatcaacggttaaaacaactggaacacCGGTGTTCCCGGTACACCAGATAACCTTcctaaattatatttcaaattaaatagtgTGAAATAGAACCACGTGGAGGAATTTATTTAGCTAGCTTCTTTATTATTAGAGAGGATTTTTTCCTTTCAGCATTTGAGATTCACATTCACTTGCACTTGCATTATTTAATAGATAGGAAATTATTATATGATttgataaatttgactaaataaatatttttaattattaattttatataaaattaattgtacctgaatttctatttatttttttatggtattttctAACCCGTCGAGTTAAAGATTATTTGTCCGTATAAttctttaaacaatattttttaattatttttttatttattatattaatatttttttaataaataagtacaaattaattaataaattattcaaatttaaaaatatcatttattatgaaaccaaataaataatttttaaatatataaataataaacattaaaattcgattaatacattaataataataatcctatgatatattattagtattataattaatgaacacattatttgatatatagtaaactttttttgactagtaacaaatttaattttttatctctttaaactaaattaataattctattatgttttatttcatttagtattagtagcctactcatagtgtattttagtgcaaagatatcaaatagaattattaatttagtttaaagagataaaaaattaaatttgttattagtaaaaattttttactatatatcaaataatgtgttcattagttttcactttattgtgaaaattagctagatcataatactaatagtatatcatagggttattattattaatgtattaattgaattttaatgtttattatttatatatttaaaaattatatttaaaaattattgttattgctattgctattgttataaaaaaatcgattttattctagtttattaagaaattaaaaaataattggttcattaatacgtccaataataatgcGACATATAAGTATCTTTACGTGTCTTTATGAGAGCATTCTCTTGAGATCTAAACAcatgatgaaagaaaaaaatacgtAAGTCTAAaaacagataaaaaaaaaaaaaaaaaagaagtggatcttttaaattttgaattttattttagaaggtaaagtgtgatcttttactatttattttataagtgagaccaagagaaaatatgagaaaAAACTATTTAAGGATGAGCGATCACACTTTaccttctaaaattaaaattcaaaatttagagaatcaaaattaaaaaagaaagaccATATTAAAAGTCATCTTgcaaaatcatttatttttttgatgGTATTTTTAATTCGGcaaataaataactattttattacAGATCGAAgtttaatttaaaagtttaatattaattaataaattattgtatatataagataaaatttaaatttttgatatttacttaaacaaacaaataaaatagttattttgataatttatgttgattatatcaCCTATTTATTTATGAGGTAATTactctaataaaaattttataattattatcatatgaaaatactttattttaatcattaaataataaattgtaGGATTTAatctttatatattataaaaatgttattttttatttaaaatataattaaataaataaattattttttaaacaaagatcattatagaaaaatatttttaatatttttacggTAATAACTGCCATTTATAATTGTAGGGTCTCAGCGCGTCACCGACGAATTTTGGTCAACTTTTTTTTGGAGGTAAATGGACTCTATATTCCAATAATATTCAACATTTTTACTGTAATAACTGCCATTTATAATTGTAGGGTCTCAGCGCGTCACCCACGAATTTTGGTCAACTTTTTTTTTGGAGGTAAATGGACTCTATATTCCAATAATATTCAATATCAATGCCACAGCATGCTCTAAATTTTTTGGTGTAGCGTCGGTCAATTTATTGGCGTAGAGTTTGATTCCTACTCCAACTCTATCAACACGTTGGAATGGAAGAGTGAGTGGGTCAGTGGTGGAAGTAGCTGATATATATGGCTCTCCATCAAACACGTCAATGAGAGTGGCTAATTACTCTAATTCTATCTGcgagttgaaaattttattaaaactctattCTATTCTATTCGTGGGTTGAGAATTTCTCAACCCTAATCCTATTCGTatcctaaaatttttttttgaacaaagaAAGCTCAACACTGTAAAGTGGAGCAAACAAGCCAAATACTAAGTACTAAATGGAAAAACATAACATTCCTGTCGATGCCAGCAgtgccatcaacaaccaaaaaGATCACTATCGGTCCATTCATTGTAACTCAGAATTGTCCTTCTTATTACGAAGTCAACACCTACTTCCTTATTATTGAAGATTCTAACATTACGTTCCACCTAAATGTTTCAAATCACTACAAAGAATCCAGTCAGCCACCTCTTCTACTATCTTTTTCGCTTATGCCAACCAGTCCAACTCTCAAACAGTTCTCTTATTGtgccagaaacagcccaaactTCACCAAACGACTGCAACCCTTTTGTTGTGAGAAGAAAGTACGAGGAACTCCAGGAAAATCAGAATCCTTGACACCTTGAGCCCAGTTTTGATGTCGTTGAGCATCAGAAAATTGTAGCTTCACATAGATCATTGGACCTCCAGCTATGGGCTTTTGGGCTTGAACCCATTTGTGAAATAGAGCACCATCTATGATATCGTTAACAGGCACATATGCTTGTCCAATGGCAGTTTTGGACCTGCTACGGCGTTCCAATCTGAATATGATATTTGATGTCATATGGGCACACCGAATGTGAAAAGACTCTTCTAAGTTGGGATTATTAGAGGGGTTTTTTATACGCCTCTCTTCCATTTTTACATTATCCAAATAAACGCTTAGGTGCACCTGGAATTGAACAACAACGTGCATGGAAATTATTAACATTGCATGAAAGGTCACTGGTATTTCATTTTTGACATAAGTTTATTTTGATCTATCTCTTAGATTTGAAAATACCAGCAAATAAATGTGTTGACTATTAGATcccttattttttgaattatatatCAATTTGGTAAGTATGACCTCAAACTAATTTATTGTagttctatttttaaaataacagaaatattggcaataaaataagttaaatattcCAATATTCCAATTATTCTTTCAAGCATTTACTTGATATTAGTcttctaataatataattaacGACCACACTATTCTTAATTAATCAAAGGCATTTCATCATGATGAATGGACCTTGAAGGAATAATCAGCCACAATCATATTCAACGAAAGTAATACAATTGATTCATAAAATTGATTTAGAAGTCAATTAGAGCATGCTTATTAAAGTGACAGGGAAATTTTCTAATAACACCATGCTAATTAAAACACAATTATTTAACTTGTAGAGAGTGACAAACACAATTAATAATAAAGTCTAATTTTTATACATTGGAATAATCAAATCTTAATTAGGTCCTAGTTTGCTACAAGAATATTTATGTATCATTCATTACTTTATATAGTTGTTGGAAAGTAATATTCACACAAATTGATAAAAGGTTTTGGAGCTAATATTTAAAACAtccttaaaatttgattttcgactcaatttagttttttaatttttaattaatccaaATCGTACCCTAAAATTTTGGAGCATAATTTAAGTTGGCCTCTTCATCTATTTTTGTCACTAAAAAAATGACATAGTATCATTAAAAGACGTCGTTTTACTCTTTTTCCTCTTCAGTGTCTTAATCTCCTATTATCCAATTGCTATCACCCTCAATCATACTTTTTCAACTCCACCACCCTCACCACCATCACCCTCCTCTTCACCTCTCctcacctcttcttcttcttcctcctcctcaattTGATCAATAGAAGAGTATGTTGACGGGTTGAAGTTTTCTGGAGGGTCTCACAGCTTGATGCCAAAGTCACTTCTCAAAGAAGTGATCGACATGGCTCATCACCA
This window contains:
- the LOC112719631 gene encoding phospholipase D alpha 1 isoform X1; amino-acid sequence: MAQFLLHGDINATICETQKFDTFSSVPLYVSIYLDEVKIESRPLKEPINPKLEECFYIRCAHMASNIIVKLERDKWLSSLRGRGVIGEAYVEVDEKMLNGVEVDKWVEIVDASKKPISGGPKIHVKLQYFDAKLHQNWSQGIKSPDFPGVPRTFFSQHKGCKVTLYQDAHVLDDFSPRVVLDGGKTYEPQRCWEDIFDAINEAKHFIYITGWSLYTQISLIRDPKRPKHGGDITLGELLKKKAKEDGVRVVLLLWQDGIIRVPGIGSYARTMGTHDKETQSYFKDTNVHCILCPRDSVFYTHHQKIVVVDAKLPNGKDSDHQRRIVSFIGGIDLCNGRYDTQFHSLFQTLAAEHSKDFYQPSISGSAIEKGGPREPWHDIHCKLEGPIAWDVYSTFVQRFRKQGTDQGMLLSEEKLKDFIVAPSQVTNPDDDDDTWNVQLFRSIDDTATLGFPETAKEAFEHGLVSGENKMIDRSIQDAYINAIRRAKNFIYIENQYFIGSAFGWSVDSTEFDAVHLIPKELSLKIVSKIKAKEKFMVYVVIPMWPEGVPINKTTGTVQKILYLQRRTIEMMYKDIVEALKEEKIEQDPRKYLSFFCLGNREAKKDGEYVPPQRPKQGSDYQKAQEARRFMIYVHSKMMIVDDEYIIIGSANINQRSMDGGRDTEIAMGAYQPHHLATSQGGARGQIHGFRMSLWYEHLGMHEDTFLNPESEECINKVKQLGDKYWELYSNKDLPGSNNLPGHLLRYPVDISADDGTLTNLSGVEFFPDTNAPILGSKNPTIINRVLPNRIFTM
- the LOC112719631 gene encoding phospholipase D alpha 1 isoform X2, with product MAPFLLHGDINATIYETQKFDTFSSVPLYVSIYLDEVKIESRPLKEPINPKLEECFYIRCAHMASNIIVKLERDKWLSSLRGRGVIGEAYVEVDEKMLNGVEVDKWVEIVDASKKPISGGPKIHVKLQYFDAKLHQNWSQGIKSPDFPGVPRTFFSQHKGCKVTLYQDAHVLDDFSPRVVLDGGKTYEPQRCWEDIFDAINEAKHFIYITGWSLYTQISLIRDPKRPKHGGDITLGELLKKKAKEDGVRVVLLLWQDGIIRVPGIGSYARTMGTHDKETQSYFKDTNVHCILCPRDSVFYTHHQKIVVVDAKLPNGKDSDHQRRIVSFIGGIDLCNGRYDTQFHSLFQTLAAEHSKDFYQPSISGSAIEKGGPREPWHDIHCKLEGPIAWDVYSTFVQRFRKQGTDQGMLLSEEKLKDFIVAPSQVTNPDDDDDTWNVQLFRSIDDTATLGFPETAKEAFEHGLVSGENKMIDRSIQDAYINAIRRAKNFIYIENQYFIGSAFGWSVDSTEFDAVHLIPKELSLKIVSKIKAKEKFMVYVVIPMWPEGVPINKTTGTVQKILYLQRRTIEMMYKDIVEALKEEKIEQDPRKYLSFFCLGNREAKKDGEYVPPQRPKQGSDYQKAQEARRFMIYVHSKMMIVDDEYIIIGSANINQRSMDGGRDTEIAMGAYQPHHLATSQGGARGQIHGFRMSLWYEHLGMHEDTFLNPESEECINKVKQLGDKYWELYSNKDLPGSNNLPGHLLRYPVDISADDGTLTNLSGVEFFPDTNAPILGSKNPTIINRVLPNRIFTM